One part of the Microbulbifer sp. THAF38 genome encodes these proteins:
- a CDS encoding class I SAM-dependent methyltransferase codes for MTNNVSDDSTNQLEQLECKILQTCKENSNKLTRDLITVQNRVYAQLESLSWLQKRLSIKGQLPPLRGWAASPDVLLRLHTHIMSSRPTIVVELGSGASTLVIADALRQNGKGKLISIEHSEYYGSLTLSSLQVEYLQSWVDLRIGDLELWEGEHLNSDDSDKPPRWYPLSILEGIDNVDLLWVDGPPGATCLYSRYPALPALFNRLSRKAEVWMDDTIRKEEKNICERWAQDYDFELEYHPLEKGLGRMIRPNNKNTSIDSSSKEEFTDQDDVFTRVLGLSFPLQENDHDIG; via the coding sequence ATGACTAATAATGTATCTGATGATTCCACCAATCAACTTGAGCAGCTAGAATGTAAGATTTTACAGACTTGTAAAGAAAATTCTAATAAGCTCACACGGGACTTAATTACTGTTCAGAATCGTGTATATGCCCAACTTGAAAGTCTTAGCTGGCTTCAGAAACGCTTATCTATCAAAGGACAACTTCCCCCACTGCGGGGTTGGGCGGCATCACCAGATGTTCTACTAAGGTTGCATACCCATATCATGAGTTCTCGCCCCACTATTGTAGTTGAACTCGGTAGCGGTGCTTCTACATTAGTGATTGCTGATGCATTACGCCAAAACGGTAAAGGTAAATTGATATCTATTGAACATAGTGAATATTATGGGTCCCTGACATTATCATCTCTTCAAGTTGAGTATTTACAGTCTTGGGTAGATCTAAGAATTGGAGATTTAGAACTCTGGGAAGGTGAGCATCTGAATTCTGATGATTCTGATAAGCCACCACGCTGGTATCCACTATCGATTCTCGAAGGGATTGATAATGTTGATCTGCTTTGGGTAGATGGCCCCCCTGGAGCTACTTGTTTATATAGTCGCTATCCTGCCTTACCAGCATTATTTAACCGTCTTTCACGGAAAGCTGAAGTTTGGATGGATGATACTATCCGTAAGGAAGAAAAGAATATTTGTGAGCGCTGGGCGCAAGACTATGATTTTGAGCTGGAGTATCATCCGCTGGAAAAAGGACTTGGAAGGATGATAAGGCCTAATAACAAAAATACATCCATTGATTCATCGTCAAAAGAGGAATTCACTGATCAAGATGACGTGTTTACACGTGTCTTGGGCCTGAGCTTTCCGTTACAAGAGAACGATCATGATATAGGCTAG
- a CDS encoding glycosyltransferase, with amino-acid sequence MRKKVLLLSWHFPPYKSSSAFNLFKRLKDTGYEYDVLQIQRKDKPDNEIMFRYASSRFTRYEIQVPSENARDPEARAHFVEKVLDIYNCLKEHNHYSVMVSHSHEFVSHIAAMRIKKSDPQLSWVASFGDPIAANPYNDCYKFPMLDEDIRAEEQVLQIADRIIVTNAYQQEIVSTTQRIPLEKSKFYILPHCFDERMYHREPQGCRSDYSEPKIFRFRHVGMLYKYKRTSLPFILGAQRLLQIHPELKGCFTLEFYGANDQFIKSASTYGLESIVSFKGTLNYLESLKVMTNADCLLLRDADFSDQGLLNSPFYPGKLADYLGAKRPILAVTMAKGCVPDMLSRLGGISLTEDDVDGIADAMYRAIKGKITIDHKEAEYYSHKNTIRRAKQALTLDQGKRTILIAGHDLKFAKFIIEKINQRKDLHLLIDDWNGHDKHDEEKSLALLNNADVVFCEWGLGNIVWYSKNIKRGQKLIVRIHAQEIKTRHLDRCNHEKIDNYIFVSPYYFEMMIAEFSLKREKCKMIFNMVDTDILNKPKVESSKYNLGMIGDVPQSKRLDRALDIFEKLYKENNRYKLFVKGKRPEDYAWMHSKEKRGELSYFENQYERITKNGWKKNVIFEGFGPIEEWLQKIGHILSVSDNESFHLSVAEGMASGALPSILNWPGSEYIYPSKYISTSISTAFEKVTNIDSSTTSEVKQFSKRFCKDANTDKILALL; translated from the coding sequence ATGAGAAAAAAAGTTTTATTATTATCCTGGCATTTTCCACCATATAAAAGCTCTTCTGCTTTCAATCTATTCAAGCGTCTAAAAGATACTGGCTATGAATACGATGTTTTGCAAATTCAGAGAAAAGATAAGCCAGATAATGAGATAATGTTTCGGTACGCTTCTAGCCGTTTCACCCGGTATGAAATTCAAGTTCCTTCAGAAAATGCACGAGATCCTGAAGCTCGAGCTCACTTCGTAGAAAAAGTTTTAGATATCTATAACTGTCTCAAAGAGCATAATCATTATTCAGTAATGGTCTCGCACTCTCATGAGTTTGTTTCGCATATTGCTGCAATGCGGATTAAGAAGAGCGATCCTCAGTTATCCTGGGTAGCTTCATTTGGAGACCCAATTGCTGCAAATCCGTATAACGATTGCTACAAGTTTCCAATGTTAGATGAAGATATCCGAGCAGAAGAGCAGGTACTTCAAATAGCTGATCGTATAATTGTTACAAATGCATATCAGCAGGAAATTGTTTCTACTACACAAAGAATACCATTAGAGAAAAGCAAGTTCTATATACTACCACATTGCTTTGATGAGCGTATGTATCATAGGGAACCCCAAGGCTGTAGAAGCGATTACAGCGAACCAAAAATTTTCCGATTTAGACATGTTGGTATGTTGTATAAATATAAACGAACCTCATTACCATTTATTTTGGGAGCACAACGTTTGCTTCAAATCCATCCAGAGCTTAAGGGCTGCTTTACACTGGAATTTTATGGTGCTAATGATCAATTTATTAAGTCTGCATCAACCTATGGATTAGAATCTATTGTTAGCTTCAAAGGCACACTTAACTATTTAGAAAGCTTGAAAGTGATGACTAATGCTGACTGTTTGTTATTACGTGATGCAGATTTCAGTGATCAAGGGTTATTAAATAGTCCATTTTATCCAGGGAAATTAGCTGATTACCTTGGCGCCAAAAGGCCAATTTTGGCTGTTACTATGGCTAAGGGCTGTGTCCCGGATATGCTCTCCAGGCTAGGGGGCATATCATTAACAGAAGATGATGTAGACGGTATTGCCGACGCTATGTATCGCGCAATAAAGGGAAAGATTACTATCGATCATAAAGAAGCTGAATACTACTCACATAAAAATACTATCAGAAGAGCGAAACAGGCACTTACATTAGATCAGGGTAAAAGAACAATTCTCATCGCCGGACATGATTTGAAATTCGCTAAATTTATTATTGAGAAGATTAACCAGCGAAAAGATTTACATTTATTAATCGATGACTGGAATGGACATGATAAACATGACGAAGAGAAAAGTTTGGCTCTTCTAAATAATGCTGACGTTGTATTTTGCGAGTGGGGATTGGGAAATATAGTATGGTATTCAAAAAATATTAAAAGAGGCCAAAAACTTATTGTTAGGATTCATGCTCAAGAGATAAAAACCCGCCATTTAGATCGTTGCAATCATGAGAAAATTGATAATTATATATTTGTTTCACCGTATTACTTTGAAATGATGATTGCAGAATTTTCTCTTAAGCGGGAAAAGTGCAAAATGATATTTAATATGGTTGATACGGATATTCTTAATAAACCAAAGGTTGAAAGCTCGAAATATAATTTGGGAATGATTGGCGATGTTCCTCAGTCTAAAAGATTAGATCGTGCATTAGACATCTTTGAAAAATTATATAAAGAAAATAATCGTTACAAACTTTTTGTAAAAGGTAAGCGACCAGAAGACTACGCCTGGATGCATTCAAAAGAAAAGAGGGGAGAACTGTCTTACTTTGAAAATCAATATGAAAGGATAACTAAAAACGGATGGAAAAAAAATGTGATCTTTGAAGGGTTTGGTCCAATTGAAGAATGGCTTCAGAAAATTGGGCATATACTATCTGTTAGCGATAATGAGAGTTTTCATTTGTCAGTAGCTGAAGGGATGGCGTCTGGAGCGCTACCTTCAATTTTAAACTGGCCGGGCAGTGAGTATATTTATCCTTCGAAATATATTTCAACTTCAATCTCTACAGCTTTTGAAAAAGTAACCAATATAGATAGCTCAACCACTTCAGAAGTCAAACAATTTTCAAAAAGATTTTGTAAAGATGCGAATACAGACAAAATATTAGCACTGCTGTGA
- a CDS encoding sulfotransferase: protein MINSPPVIIFGNPRSGTRMCANILNLHPDICITDEFYNVQMLSNFANRQIASFIENRVDPGTIALRKELLVKSYWIFRSNIKQVEKSFTSKIVGNKTPRSENFFDLYEEIFSVNKPIYIYCARNAYDALRSIKNLKNILWGNLPFEEIFENYKKSYRIYTKIKKSYPIRTFEINVNMYNEKNAFVHYKQIFDMLGVDYDDEFIEKVNSLAPQNTLQRVKAITKDESPIKELTAEEMKLISSCKEYAKIKESWSFAS from the coding sequence ATGATTAATTCTCCTCCAGTAATTATTTTTGGTAATCCAAGAAGTGGTACTCGTATGTGCGCAAATATATTAAATCTTCACCCTGATATTTGTATAACAGATGAATTCTATAATGTGCAGATGCTATCAAATTTCGCTAATAGGCAAATTGCAAGTTTTATTGAAAATAGAGTTGATCCGGGAACTATTGCTCTGAGAAAAGAACTATTAGTTAAGAGTTATTGGATCTTCCGCTCAAATATAAAACAAGTCGAAAAATCGTTTACCTCAAAAATTGTTGGTAACAAAACACCACGGAGTGAGAATTTCTTTGATCTTTATGAAGAAATATTCTCAGTAAACAAGCCAATATATATATATTGTGCACGCAACGCATACGATGCATTAAGAAGCATAAAAAACCTAAAAAATATTCTATGGGGCAATCTTCCTTTTGAGGAAATATTTGAGAATTATAAGAAAAGTTATCGCATTTATACAAAAATTAAAAAATCTTACCCTATAAGAACTTTTGAAATAAATGTTAATATGTATAATGAGAAAAATGCATTTGTTCATTATAAGCAAATTTTCGACATGCTGGGCGTGGATTACGATGATGAATTCATCGAAAAAGTAAATTCTTTGGCACCACAAAATACTTTACAGCGTGTGAAAGCGATTACCAAAGATGAATCACCTATTAAAGAGCTAACTGCTGAGGAAATGAAGCTTATATCGAGCTGTAAAGAATACGCAAAAATCAAGGAGTCTTGGTCGTTTGCAAGCTAG
- a CDS encoding glycosyltransferase, with protein sequence MDVLLKHVEDLIDYSINETYIPVHERIAYMVSHGQSYASNGYSVRTQVIAKALNDNGLETLCFVRPGRPWELGVKKGSIPPEKVVSGVRYIHSRWQNDLSPIEERSHLEACVARFMDLFKIYRPSAVLAASDYIIGLPAWIAAKRLGLPFYNEVRGFWELSKATRKAGYHNSLDFKTEIERNTYVGMQALKVFTLSERMKVELVSRGLDPHKISIIPNGIGEQPKTMGMDSNFRERLGINLNDKVVGYIGSFAPHEGLDTLIDACTKLNELGKRFKLLLVGDYQPLNEAICSQKKIANEPWLIQTGRVPHEEIAKYYSLIDTVVIPRKKLPVCELVSPIKLAEAMSYGKRIVVSDVAPLLEISKKNEEIIVFEAGNSKSLMSCILRSLNTSSINTYKFPTMKEYVRVLIDELRNEYINPPLPKGYLDKATKPINTQSLIKQNNCIEELVTESCDSDVRINQTAYIDNNKVNYSDKQVSQSDIVKYKILNHEINFEPKKYELNSSDKLLLLKEQKFKLKNNCKKNIAEIKINVSGSVLELSAAVFYRLKSNQTTRKAVVLLDFIDKSGSKISNIPGLGVSAAFNQHFRYLNSNNKTSPDEFKDIVKLKIPDSVEKISIDLSSLGLKPDEYIDIRIHGRCYIKKGKEKEKLDLVRHQRLPPAIVSDPFRKRSISDLIVACVLDEFSAECLSHEVKLIALTQEHWQTQLESNPPDFLLIESCWKGNDGNWGTITKGSGGGKKLSGLLRHCNKKGIPTVFWNKEDPPHYDKFGPIAKFFDLVLTTDVNMVPYYKRDYGIDAFPLSFAAQPKIHNPIPYINRLEKAVFAGSYYSDKPKRCEDFNHILEQLEKASIDYDIYDRNYNKNIEKFTFPKKYKKNILGNLIPSEVWKAHKGYKYQVNMNSVQDSETMFARRVYESLASGTPVISNSSIGVEKLFGDVVILSNGRQSIVNQLKDLEESPADYRDLARRGVRMVMREHTYGHRIQKLCELIGIQVEVALPKAILTVKANNEGDVSRAKEVFFSQTAPNKHLFIELDNFDSSYRWLNSSSSSITYAMEFAQKFYKDDKQFYGGEKVLSYNLNEKLPAEALEDFIYWGEI encoded by the coding sequence ATGGATGTATTGTTAAAGCATGTTGAAGATCTTATCGATTATTCAATAAATGAGACGTATATCCCAGTACATGAAAGGATAGCCTACATGGTTAGTCATGGTCAAAGCTATGCGAGTAATGGGTATTCAGTTAGAACACAAGTTATCGCCAAAGCATTAAATGATAACGGTTTGGAAACATTATGTTTTGTTAGGCCAGGTAGGCCTTGGGAGCTGGGTGTAAAAAAAGGTTCAATACCGCCAGAAAAAGTAGTTAGCGGTGTTAGGTATATCCATAGCCGGTGGCAAAATGACCTATCTCCCATTGAAGAAAGAAGTCACCTAGAAGCTTGTGTGGCTCGTTTTATGGATTTATTTAAAATATATAGACCTTCGGCTGTATTGGCTGCTTCTGATTATATCATTGGGTTACCAGCATGGATTGCAGCTAAACGTCTAGGGTTACCATTTTATAATGAGGTTAGGGGCTTCTGGGAACTTTCTAAAGCTACAAGGAAAGCAGGCTATCATAATTCTCTAGATTTCAAAACAGAAATTGAGCGCAATACCTATGTAGGAATGCAGGCATTAAAGGTATTTACGCTCAGTGAGAGAATGAAAGTAGAGCTGGTTTCCCGAGGATTAGATCCACATAAAATATCAATCATACCTAATGGAATTGGTGAGCAACCAAAGACGATGGGTATGGATTCAAATTTTAGGGAGAGATTGGGCATAAATTTGAATGATAAAGTAGTGGGTTATATTGGTAGCTTCGCCCCTCATGAAGGGCTAGATACTCTTATTGATGCCTGTACTAAGTTGAATGAGCTGGGCAAGAGGTTTAAATTGTTACTAGTAGGAGATTACCAGCCATTAAATGAAGCGATATGCTCACAGAAGAAAATAGCTAATGAGCCTTGGCTTATACAAACCGGTCGAGTACCGCATGAGGAGATTGCTAAATATTACTCATTGATTGATACAGTGGTAATTCCGCGAAAAAAATTACCGGTATGCGAATTAGTTTCGCCAATAAAATTAGCTGAAGCCATGTCTTATGGTAAGAGAATAGTTGTTTCAGATGTTGCTCCTCTGCTAGAAATTTCAAAGAAGAATGAAGAAATTATTGTGTTTGAAGCAGGGAATTCTAAGAGCTTAATGAGCTGTATCTTACGATCTCTGAACACTTCTTCTATCAATACTTATAAATTTCCAACAATGAAGGAGTATGTAAGAGTACTAATTGATGAGTTACGAAATGAATATATAAATCCACCTTTGCCCAAAGGTTACTTAGATAAAGCAACAAAACCGATAAATACCCAAAGTCTTATAAAACAAAATAATTGCATTGAAGAATTGGTTACTGAATCATGTGATTCTGATGTAAGGATTAACCAAACAGCTTATATAGACAACAATAAAGTTAATTATTCAGATAAGCAAGTGTCACAATCTGACATTGTTAAGTATAAAATACTAAATCATGAAATTAATTTTGAACCAAAAAAATATGAATTGAATTCTTCTGATAAACTGCTACTTTTAAAGGAACAAAAATTTAAGCTGAAAAATAATTGTAAAAAGAATATAGCTGAAATAAAAATTAATGTTTCTGGATCGGTTTTAGAATTATCGGCTGCAGTTTTTTATCGACTAAAAAGCAATCAGACGACCAGGAAGGCAGTAGTATTACTTGACTTCATAGATAAATCAGGGAGTAAGATAAGCAATATTCCAGGGCTAGGAGTTTCTGCTGCATTCAATCAACATTTTCGTTATTTGAACTCTAATAATAAAACATCCCCTGATGAATTTAAAGATATAGTAAAATTAAAAATTCCTGATAGTGTGGAAAAAATCTCTATCGACCTTTCCAGTCTGGGTCTCAAGCCTGATGAGTATATAGATATAAGAATTCATGGACGTTGTTACATTAAAAAGGGTAAAGAAAAGGAAAAATTAGATTTAGTCCGACATCAGCGTTTGCCTCCTGCTATTGTATCCGACCCTTTTCGAAAGCGCTCTATTTCTGACTTAATAGTTGCATGTGTACTTGATGAATTTTCAGCTGAATGTCTCTCCCATGAAGTTAAGCTGATTGCCCTGACACAGGAGCATTGGCAGACCCAATTGGAGTCAAACCCTCCTGATTTTCTTTTGATCGAAAGCTGCTGGAAGGGAAATGATGGAAATTGGGGAACAATTACAAAAGGTAGTGGTGGTGGAAAAAAATTAAGTGGTTTACTAAGACATTGTAATAAAAAAGGTATTCCCACTGTATTCTGGAATAAGGAAGACCCTCCACACTATGATAAATTTGGGCCTATAGCGAAATTCTTTGATTTAGTTCTCACCACAGATGTAAACATGGTGCCATATTACAAAAGAGATTATGGAATTGATGCCTTTCCTTTATCATTCGCTGCGCAGCCAAAAATCCATAACCCAATCCCATATATTAATCGACTAGAAAAAGCGGTATTTGCTGGTTCCTATTACAGCGATAAACCCAAACGATGTGAAGACTTCAATCATATTCTTGAACAGCTTGAAAAAGCGAGCATCGATTACGATATTTATGATCGTAATTATAATAAAAATATAGAAAAATTTACTTTCCCAAAAAAATACAAAAAAAATATTCTAGGAAACCTCATACCTTCAGAGGTATGGAAAGCACATAAAGGCTATAAGTATCAAGTAAATATGAATTCAGTCCAGGACTCTGAAACCATGTTTGCTCGTCGTGTATATGAATCACTAGCATCTGGAACGCCGGTAATCAGTAATTCTTCTATTGGCGTAGAAAAATTATTTGGTGATGTAGTTATTTTATCAAATGGTAGGCAATCCATAGTAAACCAGCTGAAAGATCTGGAAGAATCACCTGCAGATTATCGTGATTTAGCGCGCCGCGGAGTTAGAATGGTGATGCGAGAGCATACCTATGGCCATCGTATTCAGAAACTCTGTGAGTTAATTGGCATTCAAGTAGAAGTAGCCCTTCCTAAAGCAATATTAACTGTTAAGGCCAATAATGAAGGTGATGTTAGCAGAGCCAAAGAGGTGTTTTTCAGTCAAACTGCGCCAAACAAACATTTATTCATTGAACTTGATAATTTTGATTCTTCTTATAGGTGGTTAAATTCATCTTCCTCATCTATTACCTATGCAATGGAATTTGCACAAAAATTCTACAAGGATGACAAGCAATTTTATGGTGGTGAAAAGGTACTTAGTTATAATCTAAATGAAAAATTACCGGCAGAAGCTTTAGAAGATTTTATATATTGGGGGGAGATATAA
- a CDS encoding heparinase II/III family protein: MKLNFFNAEKIIRLTPFTKDTISIADQILENNVKIFPTLPNVQVSDMNNLWWIRFSSAQSTYSLYIYAFYPVSYLLNAYELTKKEIYLDKAMSLVESFFCWSLEKNKKINKKMKGILLGDHAFSNRTQSLCYLIVCLVYSKRTIPDYIINLLLYNGEYLADIKNYSHYNHGLMMDLALLGLLNTFDGLNIEYPTHFKKNLISRLSYSISRDLTKDGVHIENSPGYHFWLLSFLKKVIDPLSILDRSLHQKATKVLTKASTYAKLISRPNGTVPAIGDTHAGLKYKPSKGLRSQFLKYANKVIFRDMNDEVWAYFSSGYKTHVHKHGDNGVFNLYYKGRDILIDPGFLNYEKSENSLKIRNTAFHNTVRPKGEDQKIRTVDLSLDNIDYSKNISDSKILGYRNLGDIEVSLAKIADYDSCFIIRMIIWLRPNFFLIYDKAEGKTHGLEQFFHIGSSITPIPSGSKVNLLNSNGVNICQIEQFKFQDGKVCTTPSEARIKSGFFAKKFNEKENSNRIFYETNDNYFLTSIQLGDEKLKIDAHADVTLKVEIESSIKKIKLDLNNIKSKIISS, from the coding sequence ATGAAGCTAAATTTCTTTAATGCAGAAAAAATAATAAGATTAACACCTTTTACAAAAGATACTATTTCTATAGCAGATCAAATTCTAGAAAATAATGTAAAAATTTTTCCTACGTTGCCTAACGTACAAGTATCTGATATGAATAATTTATGGTGGATTCGTTTTTCGTCAGCACAATCAACATATTCACTATATATCTACGCTTTCTACCCAGTATCATATTTACTAAATGCCTATGAGCTTACAAAAAAAGAGATTTATCTTGATAAAGCGATGAGTTTAGTTGAAAGTTTTTTTTGTTGGTCCCTAGAAAAGAATAAAAAAATCAACAAAAAAATGAAAGGTATATTACTTGGAGATCATGCGTTCTCAAATAGAACACAATCTCTTTGCTATTTGATAGTGTGTTTAGTTTACTCCAAAAGAACTATTCCTGATTATATAATAAATTTACTTTTATATAATGGTGAATATTTAGCGGATATAAAGAATTACAGCCATTATAATCATGGATTAATGATGGATCTTGCACTACTTGGGTTACTTAATACTTTTGATGGGCTTAATATTGAGTACCCAACCCATTTTAAAAAAAATTTGATTTCACGATTAAGCTATTCAATTTCGAGAGACCTGACTAAAGATGGTGTACATATAGAAAATAGTCCTGGTTATCACTTTTGGCTACTAAGTTTTTTGAAAAAAGTTATTGATCCCCTATCAATTCTAGATAGGTCTCTACATCAAAAAGCCACAAAAGTTTTAACAAAAGCTTCAACATACGCGAAGCTTATATCCAGACCTAATGGTACTGTTCCTGCTATTGGGGATACCCATGCTGGATTAAAATACAAGCCCTCAAAAGGTCTTCGGAGTCAATTTCTTAAATATGCCAATAAGGTGATATTCAGAGATATGAATGATGAGGTATGGGCCTACTTTAGTTCTGGATATAAAACTCATGTACATAAACATGGTGATAATGGTGTTTTCAATCTTTATTATAAGGGAAGAGATATTTTAATAGATCCTGGATTTTTGAATTATGAAAAATCAGAAAATTCTCTTAAAATTAGAAACACTGCTTTTCATAACACGGTGAGACCAAAGGGAGAAGATCAAAAAATCAGGACAGTAGATCTTTCTCTAGATAATATAGATTACTCAAAAAATATAAGCGATTCAAAAATTTTAGGGTATAGAAATTTAGGTGATATTGAAGTTTCCCTTGCTAAGATAGCTGATTATGATTCATGTTTTATTATAAGAATGATAATCTGGCTGAGACCAAATTTTTTTCTAATTTATGATAAAGCAGAAGGAAAGACTCATGGATTGGAACAGTTCTTTCATATAGGCTCGAGCATAACTCCTATACCAAGTGGAAGTAAAGTGAATTTATTAAATTCAAATGGAGTTAACATTTGTCAAATAGAGCAGTTTAAATTCCAAGATGGGAAAGTCTGTACCACACCATCCGAAGCTAGAATAAAATCAGGTTTCTTTGCAAAAAAATTTAACGAAAAAGAAAATAGTAATCGTATTTTTTATGAGACAAACGATAATTATTTCTTGACGTCTATACAGCTGGGTGATGAGAAGTTGAAAATAGATGCACATGCTGATGTTACTCTTAAAGTTGAAATAGAATCATCAATTAAAAAAATTAAGCTTGACCTTAATAATATTAAGTCAAAAATAATTTCATCATAA
- a CDS encoding CatB-related O-acetyltransferase — protein sequence MLLSNPLIFDKLYCFLAELPIISSSFSTSISLNDCQNINVKKTKSLSNTYFEESVRLNSSVLLGQYKTFIGAHSYVGEGGYLKQSFIGRYCSIGRRVTIGAGSHEMTNLTTYPGLSKKNPTNPVILENDVWVGDGVVILPGVRVQTGAVIGANSVVTKDVEAFSVIAGAPARHIRYRIDPSLFDFIKTSNWWEYPKDILSETKNLELIDRLHVLKAFPKEKYKKYGTYSLI from the coding sequence ATGTTATTATCTAACCCATTAATTTTTGATAAGTTATATTGCTTTCTTGCTGAGTTACCTATTATTTCTAGTTCTTTTTCAACTTCAATCTCCCTTAATGATTGTCAAAACATAAATGTAAAAAAAACTAAATCATTAAGTAATACATATTTCGAGGAATCAGTCAGACTTAACTCCTCTGTTTTACTAGGTCAATATAAAACTTTTATTGGTGCCCATTCTTATGTAGGTGAAGGCGGATATTTAAAGCAAAGTTTTATTGGACGTTATTGTTCGATTGGGAGACGAGTAACAATTGGTGCTGGCTCACATGAAATGACCAACTTGACTACTTATCCTGGACTTTCAAAAAAAAATCCAACTAATCCAGTAATTTTAGAGAATGATGTTTGGGTGGGGGATGGTGTAGTTATATTACCAGGTGTTAGAGTTCAGACAGGTGCTGTCATTGGTGCAAACTCAGTTGTTACTAAAGACGTTGAGGCTTTTAGTGTGATAGCTGGAGCACCTGCAAGGCATATTAGATATCGTATCGATCCTTCTTTATTTGATTTTATTAAGACAAGCAATTGGTGGGAGTATCCAAAAGATATTTTATCAGAGACTAAAAATTTAGAATTGATTGATCGATTGCATGTCCTCAAAGCATTTCCAAAAGAAAAATACAAAAAGTATGGGACTTATAGTTTAATATAG
- the wecC gene encoding UDP-N-acetyl-D-mannosamine dehydrogenase, with the protein MKFETISIIGLGYIGLPTAAVIASRRKKVIGVDVNQYAVDTINSGHIHIVEPELDMIVHAAVTEGYLQAKNKPQPADAFMIAVPTPFISDKESRHHKADLSYIHAASKALAPVLKAGDLVVLESTSPVGTTEKMSAWLADARPDLTFPQTHGEDSDIRIAHCPERVLPGYVVRELVENDRVIGGMTKKCSESAKALYQIFVEGECFVTSARTAEMTKLTENSFRDVNIAFANELSIICQKLDINVWELISLSNRHPRVSILQPGAGVGGHCIAVDPWFIVDSCPKETRLIRAAREVNDHKPKWVLHQVNNSIERILGENPGYTSRDITVACLGISFKPNIDDLRESPALNIANAIVDFGCQVQIVEPNVKSLPKALNHSNVDLVPINLSLDKADIVCILVKHDEFFEQTNILANKQNVIDAVGLLS; encoded by the coding sequence ATGAAATTCGAAACTATTTCAATCATTGGGTTGGGTTATATTGGGTTGCCAACAGCTGCAGTAATCGCTTCAAGACGCAAGAAAGTAATCGGTGTAGATGTAAACCAGTATGCAGTGGATACCATCAATAGTGGTCATATCCATATTGTTGAGCCTGAATTAGATATGATTGTACATGCAGCAGTGACAGAAGGATATTTACAAGCTAAGAATAAGCCGCAACCAGCAGATGCATTTATGATTGCAGTCCCAACCCCCTTTATATCGGATAAAGAAAGCAGACATCATAAGGCAGACCTTAGTTATATTCATGCGGCTTCTAAAGCTTTGGCTCCAGTGTTAAAAGCTGGTGATCTAGTAGTACTTGAGTCTACTTCTCCTGTGGGAACTACAGAGAAAATGTCTGCATGGCTTGCAGATGCCCGTCCCGACTTAACCTTCCCTCAGACACATGGGGAGGATTCGGACATCCGAATAGCCCACTGTCCAGAACGTGTACTACCAGGATATGTGGTTCGAGAGCTAGTGGAAAATGATCGTGTAATCGGTGGTATGACAAAAAAATGTTCTGAATCGGCAAAGGCGCTATACCAAATTTTTGTGGAGGGTGAATGCTTTGTAACCTCGGCAAGAACGGCTGAAATGACTAAGCTTACCGAGAATAGTTTTCGGGATGTGAATATTGCTTTTGCAAACGAATTATCAATAATCTGCCAGAAGTTAGATATAAATGTCTGGGAGTTAATTTCCCTTTCAAATCGTCATCCAAGGGTAAGTATTCTTCAGCCTGGAGCTGGGGTTGGTGGTCATTGTATTGCGGTGGACCCATGGTTTATTGTGGATTCCTGCCCTAAGGAGACACGATTGATAAGGGCTGCGCGTGAGGTAAATGATCATAAACCCAAGTGGGTGTTACATCAGGTTAATAATTCTATAGAGCGGATACTAGGGGAAAACCCTGGATATACTAGTCGTGATATTACTGTTGCTTGCTTGGGGATTTCTTTTAAGCCTAATATTGATGACCTTAGGGAAAGCCCTGCGCTGAATATAGCAAACGCCATTGTGGATTTTGGGTGCCAGGTACAGATTGTGGAACCTAATGTAAAATCCCTACCTAAAGCTCTGAACCATTCTAATGTTGATCTAGTCCCTATAAATCTATCATTAGATAAAGCAGATATAGTTTGTATTCTGGTCAAGCATGACGAATTTTTTGAACAAACAAATATTCTAGCCAACAAACAAAATGTTATCGATGCTGTAGGACTTCTAAGTTGA